The Pseudolabrys sp. FHR47 genome contains a region encoding:
- a CDS encoding ABC transporter ATP-binding protein translates to MSAFVSLRDVNHAYGAGTALAVENLSIEVGEGEFAAVVGPSGCGKSTLMKLATGLQFPQSGTVTVAGDRVTKPVKIAGMAFQAPTLLPWRSTLENLLLPLEIVEPHRSEMRRRKVEFAARAKNLLASVGLRDQGEKFPWELSGGMQQRASLCRALIHEPKLLMLDEPFGALDAFTREELWCVIRDLHASRKITVILVTHDLREAVFLADRVFVMSSRPGRVIEERKIDLPRPRDLEVTFTPEFQDIVHELRAHIVKARQ, encoded by the coding sequence ATGTCCGCTTTCGTCTCGCTCCGCGATGTGAACCACGCCTATGGCGCGGGCACGGCGCTCGCCGTCGAAAACCTCTCGATCGAGGTTGGCGAAGGCGAGTTCGCCGCCGTCGTCGGCCCTTCGGGCTGCGGCAAGTCCACACTGATGAAGCTCGCGACCGGTCTCCAGTTTCCGCAAAGCGGAACGGTGACCGTCGCGGGCGACCGCGTCACCAAGCCGGTGAAGATCGCCGGCATGGCATTCCAGGCGCCGACCTTGCTGCCGTGGCGCTCGACGCTGGAAAACCTGCTGCTGCCGCTCGAGATCGTCGAGCCGCATCGCAGCGAAATGCGCCGGCGCAAGGTCGAATTCGCGGCACGCGCCAAAAATCTCCTGGCATCGGTCGGCCTGCGCGACCAGGGCGAGAAGTTTCCCTGGGAGCTGTCCGGCGGCATGCAGCAGCGCGCATCGTTGTGCCGCGCCCTGATCCACGAGCCGAAGCTTCTCATGCTCGATGAGCCTTTCGGCGCGCTCGATGCCTTCACCCGTGAGGAACTGTGGTGCGTCATCCGCGACCTGCATGCCTCGCGCAAGATCACGGTCATCCTGGTGACGCATGACCTGCGCGAAGCGGTGTTTCTCGCCGACCGTGTTTTCGTCATGTCGTCGCGGCCCGGCCGCGTCATCGAGGAGCGCAAGATCGACCTGCCGCGGCCCCGCGATCTTGAGGTGACCTTCACGCCGGAGTTTCAAGACATCGTCCACGAATTGCGGGCGCACATCGTCAAGGCGCGGCAATGA
- a CDS encoding ABC transporter permease codes for MNRTNLLIKASPWLFTIALFAVWEAAVRIFKIPTFFLPPPSLIAMAFVEFSGPIARNSWITLQTTMIGFGLAVGFGLLLGLLVGWSRAIYAGLYPLMIGFNAIPKVALVPILVLWFGIGFIPAVLTAFLISFFPIVVNVATGLATIEPELEDVLKALGASKLDIMRKVGIPRTLPYFFGSLKVAITLAFVGSVISESVASNYGIGNLMLQAQAQFQVPLIFAGLVVLAIEGIAMYAVMALLEKRMTGWAQRSGFSQN; via the coding sequence ATGAACCGCACCAACCTCCTCATCAAGGCCTCGCCCTGGCTGTTCACCATCGCGCTGTTCGCCGTCTGGGAAGCGGCAGTGCGAATCTTCAAAATCCCGACCTTCTTCCTGCCGCCGCCGAGCCTGATCGCAATGGCGTTCGTCGAGTTCTCGGGCCCGATCGCGCGCAATTCGTGGATCACGTTGCAGACGACCATGATCGGATTCGGTCTCGCCGTAGGCTTCGGCCTGTTGCTCGGCCTGCTGGTCGGCTGGTCGCGCGCCATCTATGCCGGGCTTTACCCGCTGATGATCGGCTTCAACGCCATTCCCAAGGTGGCACTGGTGCCGATCCTCGTATTGTGGTTCGGCATCGGCTTCATCCCGGCGGTGCTCACCGCGTTCCTGATCTCGTTCTTCCCGATCGTGGTCAATGTGGCGACCGGTCTTGCCACCATCGAGCCGGAACTGGAGGACGTACTGAAGGCGTTAGGGGCCTCCAAGCTCGACATCATGCGCAAGGTCGGCATCCCGCGCACGCTGCCTTACTTCTTCGGCTCGCTGAAAGTCGCGATCACACTCGCCTTCGTCGGCTCGGTGATCTCGGAAAGCGTCGCGTCGAACTATGGCATCGGCAATTTGATGCTGCAGGCGCAAGCGCAGTTCCAGGTGCCGCTGATCTTCGCCGGCCTCGTCGTGCTGGCGATCGAAGGCATCGCCATGTACGCGGTGATGGCGCTCCTGGAAAAGCGCATGACTGGCTGGGCGCAACGCTCGGGCTTCAGTCAGAACTGA
- a CDS encoding LysR substrate-binding domain-containing protein: MTNIPTDLLRTFVAVVDNRSFTKAANSLGVTQPAVSAQIKRLQSMLGDEIFDRTVPGVSLTPHGEVVINYARRLLSINDQIVHLGGSRRPELVIRIGTSSDFTVTLLPDILASFRARYPAVRFNVSAGYSEPLMRQLRDGEIDVFVGLSNGEPRDAHQVWPAPLVWVRGADVRLEPGETVPLVSYGEPSVYHRAAVSALRAAGLEWEEVYTGPIMASLSGAVAAGLGVMPITRRRAVDGGMIIGDDLPLPALNHAYGGIYVREGGPREIYEQLADEIAATMSRRMPATPLGVAGLFDGKNTAA, translated from the coding sequence ATGACGAACATTCCGACCGATTTGCTGCGTACGTTCGTGGCGGTGGTCGATAATCGAAGTTTTACCAAGGCGGCCAATTCGTTGGGCGTGACCCAGCCGGCCGTCAGCGCTCAGATCAAGCGTCTGCAGTCGATGCTCGGCGACGAGATATTCGACCGGACGGTGCCGGGCGTCAGCCTGACGCCGCATGGTGAGGTCGTGATCAACTATGCACGGCGGTTATTGTCGATCAATGACCAGATCGTTCATCTCGGCGGCAGTCGCCGGCCGGAGCTTGTCATCCGCATTGGCACGTCGAGCGACTTCACCGTGACGCTGTTGCCGGACATTCTGGCCAGCTTTCGCGCCCGTTACCCGGCCGTGCGCTTCAACGTCAGCGCCGGGTACAGCGAGCCGCTGATGCGGCAGCTCCGGGACGGCGAGATCGATGTGTTCGTCGGCTTGTCGAATGGCGAGCCGCGCGACGCTCATCAGGTCTGGCCGGCGCCATTGGTCTGGGTACGCGGTGCCGACGTGCGGCTGGAGCCGGGCGAGACGGTGCCGCTGGTGTCCTATGGCGAGCCGAGCGTCTATCACCGCGCGGCCGTCAGCGCCTTGCGGGCAGCGGGGCTCGAGTGGGAAGAGGTTTACACCGGGCCGATCATGGCGAGCCTGTCCGGCGCCGTTGCCGCCGGGCTCGGCGTCATGCCGATAACCCGTCGTCGTGCCGTCGATGGCGGCATGATCATCGGCGACGACCTCCCATTGCCGGCGCTCAATCATGCTTATGGCGGTATCTATGTCCGCGAGGGCGGGCCGCGCGAAATCTATGAGCAACTGGCCGACGAAATTGCCGCCACGATGAGCAGACGCATGCCGGCCACGCCTTTGGGTGTGGCCGGGCTTTTCGATGGAAAAAACACCGCGGCTTGA
- a CDS encoding acetyl-CoA acetyltransferase: MTAAIVGWAHSPFGKLTGETVESLIVKVATEALADAGIAPGDVDEIVLGHFNAGFSAQDFTASLVLQASPDLRFKRALRVENACATGSAAVHQGIKAIEAKAARVVLAVGVEQMTTTPPAEIGRNLLKASYVRDEADIEGGFAGVFGKIAGLYFQKYGDQSDALALIAAKNHKNGVGNPYAQMRKDLGYDFCRNESDKNPFVAGPLKRTDCSLVSDGAAAVVLTDIETALRMKKAVAFRAAEHVQDFLPLAKRDILKFEGCALGWQRALAKSGLTLDDLSFVETHDCFTIAELIEYEAMGLTPEGEGSRAVKEGWTQKDGKLPVNPSGGLKAKGHPIGATGVSMHALTAMQLTGTAGDIQVRDAEIGGIFNMGGAAVANYVSILERIK; this comes from the coding sequence ATGACTGCGGCAATCGTCGGCTGGGCCCATAGTCCCTTCGGCAAGCTGACGGGTGAGACCGTCGAGAGCCTGATCGTTAAGGTCGCGACCGAGGCGTTGGCCGATGCCGGTATCGCGCCCGGCGACGTGGACGAGATCGTGCTGGGGCACTTCAATGCGGGCTTCTCCGCCCAAGACTTTACCGCCTCGCTGGTGCTGCAGGCGTCCCCCGATTTGCGCTTCAAGCGTGCGCTGCGTGTCGAGAATGCCTGCGCCACCGGGTCCGCGGCGGTCCATCAGGGCATCAAGGCGATCGAGGCCAAGGCGGCGCGTGTCGTTCTCGCGGTTGGCGTCGAGCAGATGACGACCACGCCGCCGGCCGAGATCGGCAGGAACCTCCTGAAGGCGTCTTATGTGCGCGATGAAGCCGACATCGAAGGCGGCTTTGCCGGTGTGTTCGGCAAGATCGCCGGGCTTTATTTCCAGAAATATGGTGACCAGTCCGACGCGCTCGCTTTGATCGCCGCCAAGAACCACAAGAACGGTGTCGGCAACCCTTATGCGCAGATGCGCAAGGATCTCGGCTACGACTTCTGCCGCAATGAAAGCGACAAGAACCCGTTCGTCGCCGGCCCGCTGAAGCGCACCGATTGCTCGCTGGTATCGGACGGTGCCGCCGCGGTGGTGCTCACGGATATCGAGACAGCGCTCAGGATGAAGAAGGCGGTGGCCTTCCGCGCCGCCGAGCATGTGCAGGACTTCCTGCCGCTCGCCAAACGCGACATCCTCAAATTCGAGGGTTGCGCGCTCGGCTGGCAGCGCGCGCTAGCCAAGTCGGGCTTGACGCTCGACGATCTGTCTTTCGTCGAAACCCATGATTGCTTCACGATCGCGGAACTCATCGAATACGAAGCGATGGGTCTTACTCCGGAGGGCGAAGGTTCCCGCGCCGTGAAGGAAGGCTGGACGCAGAAAGACGGCAAATTGCCGGTCAATCCGTCGGGCGGCCTCAAGGCCAAGGGGCATCCGATCGGTGCCACCGGCGTTTCAATGCATGCGCTTACCGCCATGCAGTTGACGGGAACCGCCGGCGACATACAGGTCCGCGATGCCGAGATTGGCGGTATCTTCAATATGGGCGGTGCCGCTGTCGCCAATTACGTGAGCATTTTAGAACGTATTAAATAA
- a CDS encoding D-alanyl-D-alanine carboxypeptidase family protein: MPFPSLRRLVLSVLAASVFAAASPGRAQAEAFLLIEASTGKVLHAENATYPWYPASVTKLMTLYTTLKAIKDRKLSYDTLLTVSKNAVAQQPTKMGFKVGTTVTVDNALKMLMVKSANDVAVTIAEGVGGSLEGFADMMNANARRLGMTQSHFINPNGLPAENHVSSARDLAILGRALIMEFPQDDAYLHVHAIRYGNRVMRNYNNLLDRYPGADGMKTGFICASGYNLVASATRNGRRLIVVVLGSYSGATRAQKAAQLLERGFDSSGLSWLTPQLGTVDKLAPIDAAPPNLREEMCGGHRRKPPSEDNQEEEAVNADTSAVPGGGPAFMLSNLKPSAGKYVLGPPVETVPPVVVFTGPANHPDPVVATGTPAKKKKKVAAKPNGEGTAGDKPKSTNSSAKKQAKPKVSSATQ; encoded by the coding sequence TTGCCGTTTCCAAGCCTCCGCCGCCTCGTTCTTTCGGTGCTCGCCGCGAGCGTATTCGCCGCCGCGTCGCCGGGCCGCGCACAGGCCGAAGCGTTCCTGCTAATCGAAGCCTCGACCGGTAAGGTCCTGCATGCCGAGAATGCGACCTACCCGTGGTATCCGGCCTCCGTCACCAAACTGATGACGCTCTATACGACGCTGAAGGCCATCAAGGATCGGAAGCTCAGTTACGACACGTTACTGACGGTCTCGAAGAACGCCGTGGCGCAGCAGCCCACCAAGATGGGGTTCAAGGTCGGCACGACCGTCACGGTCGACAATGCTCTCAAGATGCTGATGGTGAAATCGGCCAACGATGTCGCCGTCACCATTGCCGAAGGCGTCGGCGGCTCGCTCGAGGGCTTCGCCGACATGATGAACGCCAATGCGCGCCGCCTCGGCATGACGCAATCGCATTTCATCAATCCGAACGGCCTGCCCGCCGAGAACCACGTGTCGTCGGCGCGCGACCTCGCGATTCTCGGGCGCGCGCTGATCATGGAGTTTCCGCAGGACGACGCCTACCTGCATGTGCATGCCATCCGCTACGGCAACCGCGTCATGCGCAACTACAACAACCTGCTCGATCGCTACCCGGGCGCCGACGGCATGAAGACCGGCTTCATCTGCGCCTCCGGCTACAACCTCGTGGCATCGGCCACGCGTAATGGCCGCCGTCTGATCGTAGTGGTGCTTGGCTCCTATTCCGGCGCGACACGCGCGCAGAAAGCGGCGCAGCTTCTCGAGCGCGGCTTCGATAGCAGCGGACTGTCATGGCTGACGCCGCAACTCGGCACTGTCGACAAACTGGCGCCGATCGACGCCGCGCCGCCCAACCTGCGCGAAGAGATGTGCGGCGGCCATCGGCGCAAGCCGCCGTCGGAAGACAATCAGGAAGAAGAAGCCGTCAACGCCGACACCTCGGCCGTCCCAGGCGGCGGTCCGGCCTTCATGCTGTCGAATCTGAAGCCATCCGCCGGCAAATACGTGCTCGGCCCGCCGGTGGAAACCGTGCCGCCGGTCGTCGTCTTCACTGGCCCGGCCAATCATCCCGATCCGGTGGTCGCAACCGGCACTCCGGCGAAAAAGAAAAAGAAGGTTGCCGCCAAGCCGAATGGTGAAGGCACGGCGGGCGACAAGCCCAAGAGCACCAACAGCTCGGCCAAGAAGCAGGCCAAGCCGAAAGTGTCATCGGCCACTCAATGA
- a CDS encoding GTP-binding protein has translation MSNTDQAPTAASARRTPPEPIPLSLLTGFLGAGKTTLLNRLLKDPALANTAVIINEFGEVGLDHLLVDYIDDNTVLLQSGCLCCTMRGDLVDALEKLLRDLDNGRAKFSRVLLETTGLADPAPVLHTAMVHPYLVKRFRLDGVITVVDAVNGDRTLNEHAEAVKQAAVADRIVLSKTDIATPTGTQALIDRLKALNPAAAILDAAQGEATADKLLNCGLYDPSRKIPDVGKWLAAEAYEASHVHGHDHHHGHHHHDINRHDEHIGSFVLRTDRTIPAGTLDMFFELLLATHGAQILRLKGIVKVAEHPEMPLVVHGVQHVLHPPARLPRWPDDDHTTRLVFITRDLPQRTVSDLFDAFIGIPKADQADRTALTDNPLVPFGGR, from the coding sequence ATGAGCAATACTGACCAAGCCCCGACGGCGGCAAGCGCACGACGCACGCCGCCCGAGCCGATTCCGCTATCACTGCTGACCGGCTTTCTCGGCGCCGGCAAGACCACCTTGCTCAACCGGCTCCTGAAGGATCCGGCGCTCGCCAATACCGCCGTCATCATCAATGAATTCGGCGAGGTCGGTCTCGATCACCTGCTGGTCGATTACATCGACGACAACACCGTGCTGCTGCAATCGGGCTGCCTGTGCTGCACCATGCGCGGCGATCTGGTCGACGCGCTCGAAAAGCTGTTGCGCGACCTCGACAACGGCCGCGCCAAATTCTCGCGGGTTCTGCTCGAGACCACCGGCCTCGCCGATCCGGCGCCGGTGCTGCACACCGCGATGGTGCATCCCTATCTGGTCAAGCGCTTTCGGCTCGACGGTGTCATTACCGTGGTCGACGCCGTCAACGGCGACCGGACGCTCAACGAGCATGCCGAGGCCGTGAAGCAGGCGGCGGTCGCCGACCGCATCGTCCTGTCGAAAACCGATATCGCCACGCCGACCGGAACGCAGGCGTTGATCGATCGCCTAAAAGCGCTCAACCCGGCAGCCGCGATCCTCGATGCCGCCCAGGGCGAGGCCACCGCCGACAAGCTCCTTAATTGCGGCCTTTACGATCCGTCACGGAAAATCCCCGATGTCGGCAAGTGGCTGGCGGCGGAGGCCTACGAGGCCAGCCACGTGCATGGTCACGACCACCATCACGGCCATCACCATCACGACATCAACCGGCACGACGAACACATCGGCTCTTTCGTGCTGCGAACCGACAGGACGATCCCGGCGGGAACGCTGGACATGTTCTTCGAGCTTTTGCTCGCAACCCACGGCGCCCAGATTCTGCGTCTCAAAGGCATCGTGAAGGTGGCGGAACATCCGGAAATGCCGCTGGTCGTCCATGGCGTACAGCATGTGCTGCACCCGCCCGCGCGGCTGCCGCGCTGGCCGGATGACGACCACACGACACGGCTGGTCTTCATCACCCGCGATTTGCCGCAGCGCACAGTTAGCGACCTGTTCGACGCTTTCATCGGTATACCGAAGGCCGATCAAGCCGACCGGACCGCCCTGACCGACAATCCTCTAGTGCCATTCGGCGGCCGCTGA
- a CDS encoding long-chain-fatty-acid--CoA ligase, translating into MERIWLRNYPPGVPAEIDPGQYPSLLDIFDESFKTHRDKGAFACMGATKTFGEIEEASRAFAAWLQTLGLPKGSRVAIMLPNILQSPVAMFGTLRAGMTVVNVNPLYKARELEFQLNDSGAEVIVVLENFAAVLQHALPNTKVKHVVIARMGDMLGLIKGAIVNMVVRHVKKMVPIHDLPDAHSFKEVLSMGARLPFKQAQLGPDDIAFLQYTGGTTGVSKGATLSHRNVVANTMQANAWLQPALQAEPQVGQLFMVGALPLYHIFALTACALMCVRLGGLCLLIPNPRDIPGLLKELSKYQIHFFPAVNTLFNAMLNHPDFHKVDWKHLKAAVGGGMAVQKQVADRWLKETGKPIIEAYGLSETSPGLTANRCDITEWTGGIGYPFPSTDLKILDHDDKELPVGEAGEICARGPQVMVGYWNRPDETAKVMTADGFFRTGDIGIMDQTGMFRIVDRKKDMISVSGFKVFPNEVEDQTMLQGNVAECAAIGVPDANSGEVVKLFVVKKSPDLTEDEIRAHLRDKLAAYKIPRYIEFRPDLPKTNVGKILRRALRDGE; encoded by the coding sequence ATGGAACGGATCTGGCTGCGCAATTATCCGCCGGGGGTGCCAGCCGAGATCGACCCCGGGCAATATCCGTCGCTGCTCGACATTTTTGACGAGAGCTTCAAGACTCATCGCGACAAGGGCGCCTTCGCTTGCATGGGCGCGACCAAGACCTTTGGCGAAATCGAAGAGGCGTCGCGCGCCTTCGCTGCGTGGCTACAAACCCTCGGCCTGCCGAAGGGGTCGCGCGTCGCCATCATGCTGCCGAACATCCTGCAAAGTCCGGTGGCAATGTTCGGCACGCTGCGCGCCGGCATGACCGTGGTCAATGTCAACCCACTCTACAAGGCACGCGAACTCGAGTTTCAGCTCAACGATTCGGGCGCCGAGGTCATTGTCGTTCTCGAGAACTTCGCCGCCGTGCTGCAGCACGCCTTGCCGAACACGAAGGTGAAGCATGTCGTGATTGCCCGCATGGGCGACATGCTCGGGCTCATCAAGGGCGCCATCGTCAATATGGTGGTCAGGCACGTGAAGAAGATGGTGCCCATCCACGATCTTCCGGATGCGCATTCCTTCAAGGAAGTGCTGTCCATGGGCGCGCGGCTACCCTTCAAGCAGGCCCAGCTCGGCCCCGACGACATCGCCTTCCTGCAATATACCGGCGGCACCACGGGCGTCTCCAAGGGCGCAACATTGTCGCATCGGAACGTCGTTGCCAACACGATGCAGGCGAATGCCTGGCTGCAACCGGCTTTGCAGGCCGAGCCGCAGGTGGGGCAGCTCTTCATGGTCGGCGCTCTGCCGCTTTATCATATCTTCGCACTGACGGCCTGCGCGCTCATGTGCGTACGGCTTGGCGGCCTTTGCCTGCTCATTCCCAATCCGCGCGACATTCCGGGCCTGCTGAAAGAATTGTCTAAATATCAAATCCACTTCTTCCCTGCCGTGAATACTCTTTTCAATGCCATGCTGAACCACCCGGACTTTCACAAAGTGGACTGGAAGCATCTCAAAGCCGCCGTGGGCGGCGGCATGGCGGTACAGAAGCAGGTGGCCGATCGCTGGCTCAAGGAGACCGGCAAGCCGATCATCGAGGCCTATGGCCTGTCGGAGACGTCACCCGGCCTTACGGCCAATCGTTGCGACATTACAGAGTGGACCGGCGGCATCGGTTATCCGTTCCCATCCACCGATCTCAAGATTCTCGATCACGACGACAAGGAACTGCCGGTCGGCGAAGCCGGTGAGATTTGTGCGCGCGGCCCACAGGTCATGGTTGGCTACTGGAACAGACCGGACGAGACCGCCAAGGTGATGACCGCCGATGGCTTCTTCCGCACCGGCGATATCGGCATCATGGACCAAACAGGCATGTTCCGCATCGTTGACCGCAAGAAGGACATGATCTCCGTCTCCGGCTTCAAGGTCTTCCCCAATGAAGTCGAAGATCAGACCATGTTGCAGGGTAACGTCGCCGAATGCGCCGCCATCGGTGTGCCGGACGCCAACTCCGGTGAGGTGGTGAAATTGTTCGTGGTCAAGAAATCGCCGGACCTTACCGAAGACGAAATCCGAGCCCACCTGCGCGACAAGCTCGCGGCTTACAAGATTCCGAGATACATTGAATTCCGCCCAGATCTACCGAAGACCAATGTCGGCAAGATCCTGCGCCGCGCCTTGCGGGACGGGGAATAG
- a CDS encoding DUF924 family protein: protein MSASQLATAADIVSFWREAGPDAWFKKDEAFDTRIRERFLPTYEAAADGKLSSWESHAEGALALLILLDQFPRNMFRGQARMFETDPMARAIAAGALVRGFDAEMPRDMRSFFYLPFEHSESLKDQERSVALFKATGDADLLKWAEIHANIIRRFGRFPHRNAVLGRATTPEEQAFLDDEASFKG from the coding sequence ATGAGTGCGTCGCAACTCGCTACCGCCGCCGATATCGTTTCGTTCTGGCGTGAGGCCGGCCCGGACGCCTGGTTCAAGAAGGACGAGGCGTTCGACACCCGCATTCGCGAACGCTTCCTGCCGACCTATGAAGCCGCCGCCGACGGCAAACTGTCGTCATGGGAAAGTCACGCCGAAGGCGCGCTGGCGCTGCTGATCCTGCTCGACCAGTTTCCGCGCAATATGTTCCGCGGCCAGGCGCGCATGTTCGAGACCGATCCGATGGCGCGCGCGATCGCCGCCGGTGCGCTCGTGCGCGGTTTCGACGCCGAGATGCCGCGCGACATGCGCTCGTTCTTCTATCTGCCATTCGAGCACTCCGAGAGCCTGAAGGACCAGGAGCGTTCGGTGGCCCTGTTCAAGGCGACGGGCGACGCGGACCTCCTGAAATGGGCGGAGATTCACGCCAACATCATCCGCCGCTTCGGCCGCTTCCCGCATCGCAACGCGGTGCTTGGGCGCGCGACGACCCCGGAGGAGCAGGCGTTTCTCGATGACGAGGCGAGTTTCAAGGGGTAG
- a CDS encoding dihydrodipicolinate synthase family protein, with protein sequence MSSNFHGVFPYLVSPIDAEGIIKTGVLAKLCDDLIAAGVHGLTPLGSTGEFAYLSREQRETVVKTTIEAAAKRVPVIAGVASTATADAVDQARRYQACGADGILAICEAYFPLKDAQIESYFRAIANAVDIPVVIYTNPNFQRSDLTLDVIARLAQHPRIVAIKDASTNTGRLLSIMNRAPEIDVFSASAHIPAAVMMIGGVGWMAGPACVVPKQSVRLYELCRAKKWGEAMALQRELWRINEAFARFNLAACIKAGLQFQGYDVGDPVPPQTPLSPEDRKVVEGILAALP encoded by the coding sequence ATGTCCTCCAACTTCCACGGCGTCTTTCCCTACCTCGTCTCGCCCATTGATGCCGAGGGCATCATCAAGACCGGCGTGCTGGCGAAACTGTGCGACGATCTCATCGCGGCGGGTGTCCACGGCCTGACGCCGCTCGGCTCGACCGGTGAGTTCGCCTATTTGTCGCGCGAGCAGCGCGAGACGGTGGTGAAAACGACCATCGAGGCGGCCGCCAAGCGCGTGCCGGTGATCGCCGGCGTCGCCTCGACCGCCACGGCCGACGCGGTCGATCAGGCGCGGCGCTATCAGGCGTGTGGGGCCGACGGCATTCTCGCCATCTGCGAGGCTTACTTTCCGCTGAAGGACGCGCAGATCGAAAGCTATTTCCGCGCCATCGCCAACGCCGTCGATATTCCGGTCGTCATCTATACCAATCCGAATTTCCAGCGCAGCGATCTCACCCTCGACGTCATCGCGCGGCTGGCGCAGCATCCGCGTATCGTCGCCATCAAGGATGCCTCGACCAATACCGGGCGGCTGCTGTCGATCATGAACCGCGCGCCGGAAATCGACGTGTTCTCGGCGTCAGCTCACATCCCTGCGGCGGTGATGATGATCGGCGGCGTCGGCTGGATGGCAGGCCCGGCCTGCGTGGTGCCGAAGCAAAGCGTTCGACTCTACGAACTGTGCAGGGCGAAAAAGTGGGGCGAGGCCATGGCGCTGCAGCGCGAATTGTGGCGCATCAACGAGGCTTTCGCCCGCTTCAATCTGGCTGCCTGCATCAAGGCCGGCCTGCAGTTCCAGGGCTATGACGTCGGCGACCCGGTACCGCCGCAGACGCCGCTGTCGCCGGAAGACCGCAAGGTGGTGGAAGGTATTCTGGCGGCTCTGCCTTAA
- a CDS encoding lipopolysaccharide biosynthesis protein — translation MAPPSSPGSEAAALPPPGGVIARLRAMLADKSDSRLAQLMAGKVFLVRVANALLMLLSQVLLARWMGTHEFGIFIYVWTWVLMIGALSDMGLSSAAKRFIPEYTEHRAFEKLRGFLTGSCWLSFAIATAIAAIGALGVWLLGPWLDHYLIIPLYLACVMIPVYGLVQVASGIASAYNWPGLAYWPFYIIRTSLVIVLMAIAWLIGLPTDAHTALYISIITIYGITIGQLVVLNRRLKTKVAPGPKQYEVKVWLGTALPIFVVEGFYLLLTYVDILALQHFGTPDDVATYYAGARLLSIVAFVYFAISGAVTHRFTEYHVSGDKERLASFFAETIRWTFWPSLAMCVGILAFGKPLLYLFGREYEAAYPVMFILAIGLLARAAVGPAERLLSMLGERRPCALIYAAAFVVNLTLCIVLIPRFGIEGAGASTSAALIFESIMLFIVARRRLGLHVLMWGGKK, via the coding sequence ATGGCCCCGCCGTCCTCCCCAGGTTCCGAAGCCGCCGCGCTGCCGCCGCCGGGCGGCGTTATCGCCCGCCTGCGCGCCATGCTTGCCGACAAAAGCGATTCCCGGCTGGCGCAGCTCATGGCCGGCAAGGTCTTCCTCGTCCGCGTCGCCAATGCGCTCTTGATGCTGCTCAGCCAGGTGCTGCTGGCGCGCTGGATGGGCACGCACGAATTCGGCATCTTCATCTATGTCTGGACCTGGGTGCTGATGATCGGCGCGCTGTCCGACATGGGCCTGTCGTCGGCGGCCAAGCGTTTCATTCCCGAATACACCGAACATAGGGCGTTCGAAAAACTCCGCGGCTTCCTCACCGGCAGCTGCTGGCTGTCCTTCGCCATCGCCACCGCCATCGCCGCCATCGGCGCGCTCGGCGTCTGGCTGCTCGGGCCCTGGCTCGATCACTATCTCATCATTCCGCTTTATCTCGCCTGCGTCATGATCCCGGTTTACGGCCTGGTGCAGGTCGCTTCCGGCATCGCCTCGGCTTACAACTGGCCGGGGCTCGCTTATTGGCCGTTCTATATCATTCGGACCTCGCTGGTGATCGTGCTGATGGCGATTGCCTGGCTCATCGGCCTGCCGACCGATGCGCACACCGCGCTCTACATCTCCATCATCACGATCTACGGCATCACCATCGGCCAGCTCGTGGTGCTGAACCGCCGGCTCAAGACCAAGGTCGCGCCGGGTCCGAAACAATATGAAGTCAAGGTCTGGCTCGGCACCGCGCTGCCGATCTTCGTCGTCGAGGGCTTCTACCTGCTGCTGACCTATGTCGACATCCTGGCGCTGCAGCATTTCGGCACGCCGGACGACGTCGCCACTTACTATGCCGGCGCGCGCCTGCTCTCGATTGTCGCCTTCGTCTATTTCGCCATCTCCGGCGCGGTGACGCATCGCTTCACCGAATATCACGTCTCGGGCGACAAGGAGCGGCTGGCGTCGTTCTTCGCCGAGACCATCCGCTGGACCTTCTGGCCGTCGCTGGCGATGTGCGTCGGCATTCTCGCCTTCGGCAAGCCGCTGCTCTATCTGTTCGGCCGCGAATATGAAGCCGCCTATCCGGTGATGTTCATCCTCGCCATCGGCCTCCTGGCCCGTGCCGCGGTCGGCCCGGCCGAGCGCCTGCTGAGCATGCTCGGTGAGCGCAGGCCCTGCGCGCTGATCTACGCGGCGGCCTTCGTCGTCAATCTGACGCTGTGCATTGTGCTGATCCCGCGCTTCGGCATCGAAGGCGCCGGCGCGTCGACGTCGGCGGCGCTGATCTTCGAGTCGATCATGCTGTTCATCGTCGCGCGGCGCCGCCTCGGCCTGCACGTCCTGATGTGGGGCGGCAAGAAGTAA